In Littorina saxatilis isolate snail1 linkage group LG8, US_GU_Lsax_2.0, whole genome shotgun sequence, a single genomic region encodes these proteins:
- the LOC138974877 gene encoding uncharacterized protein isoform X2, producing the protein MKLCANDIVWLLVFCYCLVSGSATDRYPHGIWSEPFHGTQFHLVGCSQPLPGPGAFAKLELKVVSGDTASSALVFLDHKETCTGSSTLATCEYMEGRSVTVRVVITDLSEGETRWYQCVALYIANPDRVITLNESVINTGISTRANRAVSLSASSPRTPTQDAVFPDSLVVVLLVLLIMMMTSACVLGVYYCRRRLRTPRSRDDDAMSMRSGMTSRSNCSPASLGYHGYEEESVTGTLPRQMSASCAPPVGQAPDVPGNCRVVMQYQKSIDL; encoded by the exons ATGAAGCTGTGTGCGAATGATATCGTGTGGCTACTCGTCTTTTGCTACTGCCTGGTCTCTGGTTCTGCTACTGACCGCTACCCGCATG GAATATGGTCAGAACCGTTTCACGGCACGCAGTTTCATCTCGTGGGATGTTCTCAGCCGTTACCAGGTCCAGGAGCGTTCGCCAAACTGGAGCTGAAAGTTGTCAGTGGTGATACAGCCAGCTCCGCTCTGGTTTTTCTCGACCACAAGGAGACTTGTACCGGTAGCTCCACCCTCGCTACCTGTGAGTACATGGAGGGCCGGTCAGTCACTGTGAGAGTGGTCATCACTGACCTGAGTGAGGGTGAGACCAGGTGGTACCAGTGTGTAGCCTTGTACATCGCCAACCCCGACAGGGTCATCACGCTCAACGAATCTGTGATTAACACTg GAATTAGTACAAGAGCAAACAGAGCGGTGTCTTTGTCCG CAAGCTCCCCCAGGACACCGACTCAAG ACGCCGTTTTCCCAGACAGCCTTGTCGTCGTCCTGTTGGTGCtgctgataatgatgatgacgtcGGCGTGTGTCCTCGGGGTCTACTACTGTAGAC GCAGGCTCCGGACGCCGCGATCACGTGACGATGACGCAATGTCGATGAGGAGCGGGATGACCTCAAGGTCCAACTGTTCACCGGCCTCACTGGGTTACCATGGTTACGAGGAAGAGTCAGTGACGGGGACATTGCCACGTCAGATGAGCGCCTCCTGTGCCCCTCCTGTCGGGCAGGCACCCGACGTACCCGGGAATTGCCGGGTGGTGATGCAGTATCAGAAATCCATTGATTTATAG
- the LOC138974877 gene encoding uncharacterized protein isoform X1, with product MISCGYSSFATAWSLVLLLTATRMVDINNKLRTFSFSGIWSEPFHGTQFHLVGCSQPLPGPGAFAKLELKVVSGDTASSALVFLDHKETCTGSSTLATCEYMEGRSVTVRVVITDLSEGETRWYQCVALYIANPDRVITLNESVINTGISTRANRAVSLSASSPRTPTQDAVFPDSLVVVLLVLLIMMMTSACVLGVYYCRRRLRTPRSRDDDAMSMRSGMTSRSNCSPASLGYHGYEEESVTGTLPRQMSASCAPPVGQAPDVPGNCRVVMQYQKSIDL from the exons ATGATATCGTGTGGCTACTCGTCTTTTGCTACTGCCTGGTCTCTGGTTCTGCTACTGACCGCTACCCGCATG GTGGACATCAACAACAAACTCCGCACGTTCTCGTTTTCAGGAATATGGTCAGAACCGTTTCACGGCACGCAGTTTCATCTCGTGGGATGTTCTCAGCCGTTACCAGGTCCAGGAGCGTTCGCCAAACTGGAGCTGAAAGTTGTCAGTGGTGATACAGCCAGCTCCGCTCTGGTTTTTCTCGACCACAAGGAGACTTGTACCGGTAGCTCCACCCTCGCTACCTGTGAGTACATGGAGGGCCGGTCAGTCACTGTGAGAGTGGTCATCACTGACCTGAGTGAGGGTGAGACCAGGTGGTACCAGTGTGTAGCCTTGTACATCGCCAACCCCGACAGGGTCATCACGCTCAACGAATCTGTGATTAACACTg GAATTAGTACAAGAGCAAACAGAGCGGTGTCTTTGTCCG CAAGCTCCCCCAGGACACCGACTCAAG ACGCCGTTTTCCCAGACAGCCTTGTCGTCGTCCTGTTGGTGCtgctgataatgatgatgacgtcGGCGTGTGTCCTCGGGGTCTACTACTGTAGAC GCAGGCTCCGGACGCCGCGATCACGTGACGATGACGCAATGTCGATGAGGAGCGGGATGACCTCAAGGTCCAACTGTTCACCGGCCTCACTGGGTTACCATGGTTACGAGGAAGAGTCAGTGACGGGGACATTGCCACGTCAGATGAGCGCCTCCTGTGCCCCTCCTGTCGGGCAGGCACCCGACGTACCCGGGAATTGCCGGGTGGTGATGCAGTATCAGAAATCCATTGATTTATAG
- the LOC138974879 gene encoding uncharacterized protein yields MVVGEELGGESCCVRASVVLLEYGILVSQKRKGVWAQNFLHVSLGSYAPLDVHQGAPSSGIDRPPHHDASTTMNGCLIHTVGRVTFVYSPVDPPPTIMSLEQEVGLVAEPHVSPVIPDGPAKVLVAQLHSVLAIAAGEDSSSVRSASSQTSFMQAVPHGLVRKSVWPGESLDRR; encoded by the coding sequence atggtggtcggggaggaactgggtggtgagtcgtgctgtgtgcgggcgagcgttgtcctgctggaatatggcatcctggtcagccagaagaggaagggcgtgtgggcgcagaatttcctccacgtatcgctgggcagttatgcgcccttggacgtgcaccagggtgctccttccagcggtattgatcgccccccacaccatgacgcctccaccaccatgaacgggtgcctcatccacacagttgggcgcgtaacgttcgtttactctccggtagaccctcctccgaccatcatgtcgctggagcaggaagtaggactcgtcgctgaaccacacgtgtctccagtgattccggacggtccagcgaaggtgctggttgcccaactgcactcggttctggcgatagcggcgggtgaggacagctcctctgtgaggtctgcgagctctcaaaccagcttcatgcaggcggttccgcacggtctggtccgaaaatcggtgtggcccggggagagcctggacagaagatga